The DNA window TGTCGCAACGACCGTTACAGTCACGAAAGTTACAGCCATACCCGCACCCATAAGTAAGATCCCAGGAAGAATGTTCGTAACGTAATCAGCATGAAGCGGCACGTTAGCGAAGAATAGTAATCCGCTTGCTACGATGAGCGGTGCTACTACCAACAGTATTTTGACATTTAGCTTACCGATATGCCTCGATAGTGTACCTGCAACTGCTATCAATACCAGCGTAAATGGAAGATTCGCAGCACCTGTTTGTGTAGGTGAATACCCTTGAATTTGTTGGAGATAAATTGACAAGAAGAAGAACATACCAAATAGGGCGGCTGGCATCAGAGTTTGAATAATCGTGCCACCAGTCACATTACGTTTTTTGAAGATTGAAAGTGTAATCAGTGGGTTTTTAACACGAAGCTCATTAATGATAAACACAACCATAAGTACAGCAGATAGTGCAAATGTCCCAAGTACGATACTGCTTCCCCAACCATCTGACGGAACTTTAGCAAGAGCGAATACGATGCTTGCAAGGCTCGCTGTAATTGTTACTGCACCAGTAACATCAACTCGTTCCCGAGTCGTCGGTAGACTCTTAGGTACATAGCGCATAGCCATAAATATGACAAATGCAGCAACTGGAACATTGATGAAGAAGATCCAGCGCCAATCTACGTATTGTGTCAGAACACCACCAAGTAGGAGCCCGACCGCACCACCGCCAGCGGCAACCATACTCCATACACCAAGTGCGCGGTTACGCTCTGGTCCTTCTTTAAAAATTGTCAGTACAAGTGACAGAGCTGCTGGTGATAATAGTGCTCCACCAAGTCCTTGCAGTGCTCGGAATGCAATTATCATTTCCGGACTCTGAGCTAATCCTGCCAGCAATGATGCAACAGCAAAGACAGTGACACCTATCATGAAAATTCGACGACGTCCAAAAAGATCTGCAAGACGACCTCCTAGGAGCAAGAATCCACCAAACGCAAGTGCGTATGCAGTAATAATCCACTGTAATTGCGCCTGGCCCGTAAAGCCAAGTGCTTTTTCTACAGCAGGTAATGCCACGTTTACGATCGTAGCATCGAGCACAACCATAAACTGAGCCGCTGCAAGAATCGCGAGTGCTAAACCTTTATGCTTAATTTTTTCTATCATGTGTTCCTTTCATTATTTGTATTTACTTGAATACTTCAACTATTAGTATACCAATATGTTTGAAGTAGTCAACTAATTTTAAATTTCATGCTATAATAAGCCTATGAATGATTTATCTCAAACTGTTTGTGAAGAGTTATTAGCACTGACAATGGACCTAAAGCATGATCTTATGGAACTCGCAGATGACCATAACCTTACTCTTGCTCAGCTTTTTGCACTAATGACCATTAATCGCCACGGCTCAATGCCTATGCGTAAAATGGCAGATCTTCTTCACTGTGACGCTTCAAATGTGACTGGTATTGTTGAGCGTTTAGTAGGTAGTCAGTTAATAATTAGGTCAGAAAGTGAACATGACCGCCGCGAAAAAGTGCTTACACTCACTCCTAATGGAAGTACTGTCGTAAACAAATTCCTATCGCAGTTGCCTCATCGCCTTGGTGATGGAAAATTAACCACTAATGAACTTACAAGTTTAGCGAGTGTATTTAAGAAACTACATACACCACACGAAAAAGTTTCTGCTTAAGAGTACTCTTGTTAATTCTAGACTAGGATGTAATGCTGGATTAATTGACTGTTTTCTCGCACAAATCGACGTAATATTTTGTATTCATCAACATCAAAGTTTGATTCAACTCCGTCGATTATTGCCATACCGTCGCTACTAAGATAGCCCTCAATCATCCAATTACGTATGATGATGCTTTCGCCATCTGTATTAATTGGAATTACAATTGCTGAATCGTATGGCCACTGAGCTATACGATGATGCTCAAGTGCTACTTCAAATCTTCGATTATATAATTCTTTATTCTCGCTGCCAATACAAGCGCCCTTACACTTTCCAAGTGAGTAGGAAAAGCATGCTCCGTTAGTTTTTTCGATCCCCATCAACTTTGGACATAGTTGAAATGTTCGCGTTAATTCTTCAATTCTTTTTTTTGCTTTTGTTCGAGATTCATACAAGCCATAAACACGCGAAAGGTCTGTCGTAGCGTCAACATTACCAGATTTTACGCGTAAATTTGCATAGCCATTATCTTCGTCTTTTATAAGCATTGCATACTGTGAGATACGACGTAGCCTTCGATTAAAGAGTGGCTTCAATTCTTTTATCAGCTTCGACTCTAATACAAGAGCCGCAAGCTCACTTCCAGTCGGTATCGTTTCAACATGATGAACATTTTGGCTGATCTTAAGTTCCTTTGGGCTTGTATCCTGGAAATGCGATAGTACTCTCTTTTTGAGTGTAATACTTTTACCTACATATATCGGCTGATTAGCCTCATCTCTGAAAATGTATACACCAGGAATATTCTCTATAGTGTCCATCTCTTCTATACGTAAGTTTGGTGGAAGATATTGTGTTTTTAGTTGTTTTGCGACTGCTTGATTAAATAGTTCGTAGCCATGCTTATCGAATGCCATCTGACTGAAATAAAGGATTGCGTGCGCATCAGCAAGAGCTCTGTGTCTATCAAGAACTGGAATTTCGTGACGCTCAATAAGTGCAGCGAGACTATGACCTTTTTGTGATGGATATAAAGCCCTAGATAATCGTACTGTGCAAAGTAGTTTAGGCAAAAAGGTACTACCTACAAGAGAAAATTCGTGTTTTAAAAATGAATAATCAAATCTTACATTATGAGCAATGAATATAGCACCACTCAGTATGTCAGATAGCTCATCGGCGATATCCGCAAATACAGGAGCATCTACTATATCAACTTCGTGAATCCCCGTTAAGTGAGTAATGGCTGCAGGAATATAAGATTCAGGATTTATAAGTGTTGAGTACTCTTTAGTGATCTTGCCATTTTCAAAACGTATCGCAGCTACCTCTAAGACACGACTATTTCGGTAACTTCCTCCAGTCGTTTCAATATCTACAAAGACTACTGGATACTCAAACATCACTATTTATTATACGCCAGTACTTGTGCATAGTGACTGGGATAATACTTATGTATTTGTTATAATAAGATTACTTAGTAAAGGAAAAAGCATATAGCACGATTACCACAACCTGGAGCTGATGAAGGTCAATGGGGGGCAATTCTCAATGATTTCCTTTCACAGTCGCTTAAACCAGATGGGACGCTTCATGATAATTCCATTCCTACAACTGCAATAACAGATAATTCCATTGATGAATCAAAATTATCCCCAACGGTACAATCAAAAATAAATGCTGTTGGTTCAGGCGGTGTTACAAGCGTTAACGGCCAATCGGGTATTGTCACGTTCACTAAGTCTGATATTGCTCTTGGCAATGTTGATGATACCTCTGACTTAAATAAACCAATCTCTACGGCTACGCAATCAGGTTTAAATACTAAAGAACCGGTTATTAGCGGAGGAGTAACTACTCAATATTACCGTGGTGATAAGTCATGGCAAACACTTGATAAAACGGCTATCGGACTAAATAATGTTGATAATACGAGTGATCTAAGTAAGCCCATCGCCACAAGCACTCAGGCTGCTTTAGATAATAAAGCTGCTCTCATACACACACATACCTCCAGCCAAGTAAGTGATGCAAGTGCTATTGGAAAAGTTGTTCTTACTGCAACAGATGCTGCAGCCATAAGGTTAGCCATTGGTTCAGGGACATCGAGTTTAGTACTTGGAACAACATCGTCTACAGCTAGAGCTGGTGACTATGTACCGACCAAGTCCGATGTTGGCCTAGGAAATGTCGACAATACATCAGATCTTAGTAAGCCTGTGTCAACGGCACAGCAATCTGGTCTGGATAGTAAGGCTGCTCTTGTTCATACACATACAACGAGTCAGATAAGCGATGCAACTAGTATTGGTAAGTCAGTTCTCACAGCGACTGATGCAGCAGCTATACGTACAGCTATAGGTGCTGGAACTGGATCATCGAGTTTAGTACTAGGAACAACAGCAGGAACAGCTAAAGCTGGGGACTACGTCCCCAGCAAAACTGATGTTGGTCTTGGGAGTGTTGATAATACGAGTGATCTAAATAAACCTGTGTCGACAGCGGTGCAAACGGTGCTGAGTGGGAAAGAATCTAGCATAGCGAGCGGAACAACTGCTCAATACTATCGCGGGGATAAGACATGGCAAACACTTGATAAGACAAGTGCTGGTCTTGCTAACGTCGACAATACGAGTGATATTAACAAACCTATTTCGACAGCTACTCAGAATGGATTAAACACTAAGGAACCTAGCGTAACAAGTGGAACTGTTGGTCAATATTATCGGGGTGATAAATCCTGGCAAACACTTGATAAGACTGCAGTTGGACTCTCGAACGTTGATAATACTTCAGACTTAAATAAACCTATTTCGACAGCTACTCAAACAGCGCTTAGCTCAAAAGCTGATGCTGCATCAATCGGTGCAAAGATATTATTAATTGATAACGCAGCATCGCTGCCAGCTGGAACACCCGCTGGTGTTATCGTAGTCGTCAAGGCGTAACGAATCGTGGCGCAACTACATTTTGGTGCTGGGGACAGCTCGACCTTCGGCACAACAACTGGTGGCTCAGGTACGGCAACACTCGTTAAGTCAAACCTTTCAAACATGCAAATTGGTGACTTACTTGTCGCGTGGATTCACAACCAATCATCAGGTGTCGGTGATACGATCACCGCTCCAACTGGATGGGTACATTACGGTGCGGCAATCGGAAATCCAAATATGAGTGTGTCCCGCCTGTCTGGTTTTTATTATTACCCATTAAAAACACAAGCAGACATAGATGCTATCTCTACTTCCTCAGTATGGATATTTAGTCAAAGCGCTACTCGAGTTGGCTGCGTAGTAGCCCGTGCTACAGGTATTGATCTAGATAACATCGAAGATAGTGCCGCCACATCTTTTACATCTGCGGGTGGTACTACATCAAGTGCCATTATTGGCATTAACACAGTCAAGGCGACAACGCTACTTGTCGGTGGAATACATCATCAGAATTCAGCCAGTACCACGTCTCCGACAACAACTAATTTTATGACTGCATTCCAGGAATATAAGACTGCACCTACAGGTAGTGCACTTGCCAACACTGGAAGCGTCATGGGATATACAAATCTCACAGCAGCCGGCCCAACCGGCAATATTACTGCAACATATGACACAGCAACAACTGCCGCAGGGGGTGAACTTGTGGCATTTAAAGTCGGCACTTGGACCCCCGCTGCGCCCATTTCTAGTAATCCTACTGTTGTTGGTGCATCTACAACTTTTGTAAGCCCAAACACTCAAACTTCATTTACAATTAATAAACCGACAGGCTACCAAAATGGTGATGTTCTTATCATGGCGCTAGCGGCGCAAACTCCAACAGCAACGAGTGACTTTGCTTGTTCTGGGTGGAGCCGTATAAGTCAGCCATTCATCAGCAGTTCCGCTGGTACGCGAATCATTGCATTTTATGCACTTCCTGTTCCGACAGCATCGCTATTAACGCAAACAACTTTCACTTTTACCTCAACTGACTCTGCTACGGCAGGGCGTATATGTGCTGAGATATTTATTGTGCGCGGAGCTGACCTTAGCAATTTAGTTAGCTCAATATCACCCTACGGTACAGCATCGGGACAAGTAGTGACAGTCCAACCGGCTTCACCATCAGTCAACAATAATCTGCTCCTTGTTGGATATAATGCGAACTTTACCTCAGCAATCGACTATACTATAGCGTCTGGCCCAAGTGGCATGACACAACAAGCATCACTTATTTCATCGACAGCTGCTCAGTCAAAGACTGCACTTGCAGTATATTATCAAAACATTGACTCCGGTGCAGTTGCGGGAAAGACATTAACATGGGCCGGCGTACAGTCCCAATCCGCAGGTGTCTCTGTGGCAATTCGTGCGCTTGGACAGGCAGCACCTAATGCCGGGATTGCACTAAAATATACAAGTGCACCCGATACGCTCAGCACTGCTCACTTATATTACACATCTGCAACAGATACCATCAGCACACCAAAGGAAGTGCGCCCTGTACCAACAGGTTACAGCTCAGTTACTTCAATGCTAGCAACAACGCCATTTTACGTCGCTCACCGTGGAGGTTCTGCAGACTGGCCTGAAATGAGCCTGCACGCATATACTCAATCTGCTTTTTGGGGGGTCGGTGCGCTGGAATTGTCTCTTGCGCGCACATCAGATGGAGTATGGTTTGGTCTTCATGATGCAACACTTGACCGTACGTCAGGTACTACAAATTTTACAGCTTCGGCACACACATGGGCGGAAGTACAGGCATACCTTATTACAGCAGCCGGTACAACTAGCACCCCTCAAGTGGATAAGCCATACATGCGATGGGAAGAGATTATGGCTGCATACTATAACACACACATTATATTTATTGATCCAAAAGTTGCTTCAGGATATATTAATGAATTACTTGCCATGATGGACGCGCAATCTGGTACGCCTACAAATCGATTCGTAGCCAAATATTACGGTATTGCGTCGGCGTGGCCGAATGCTGCCCATGCGCATGGATATAAAACATGGGGCTACTTCTACCAAGCTGATGTACCAAACTTAGCTGCTTACCAGGGATATTGGGATATTCTTGGTATGGACGTAGGCGCAGATCAGCCATCATGGGATGCCATTAAATCTTACGGGAAAAAAGTAATTGGACATATCCCAGCAACATTAAGCTCATCTAATTCAGGTTTTAGCAAAGGTGCAGATGCTATGATGTGTGCTGGTGTAACAGAGATTATCCCACGTACACTGTGATAGTTGCTACAAAAGTCATTATATCTGTTTACTACTCACCTCGCCTAGTTTTACTGCTTCAATAACATCACGACCATCGGCGCTTCCGCCAAGTGTACATGAATAGAGTGTCATTTTTGCATCTTGAGACGGGTTCTCAATTTCAACTGCATTTGGCTTCACTGCATACTTTCGCTTAATCTCATATGCATATCGCTTCATTTGAAAATCTACGAATATTTTATCACCAACATTCAGTTTATCAATATTATAAAAAGGTGATTTTTCGGCAACACCTTGTGGAGTAAAAGCCATAAC is part of the Candidatus Saccharimonadales bacterium genome and encodes:
- a CDS encoding MarR family transcriptional regulator is translated as MNDLSQTVCEELLALTMDLKHDLMELADDHNLTLAQLFALMTINRHGSMPMRKMADLLHCDASNVTGIVERLVGSQLIIRSESEHDRREKVLTLTPNGSTVVNKFLSQLPHRLGDGKLTTNELTSLASVFKKLHTPHEKVSA
- a CDS encoding exonuclease domain-containing protein — its product is MFEYPVVFVDIETTGGSYRNSRVLEVAAIRFENGKITKEYSTLINPESYIPAAITHLTGIHEVDIVDAPVFADIADELSDILSGAIFIAHNVRFDYSFLKHEFSLVGSTFLPKLLCTVRLSRALYPSQKGHSLAALIERHEIPVLDRHRALADAHAILYFSQMAFDKHGYELFNQAVAKQLKTQYLPPNLRIEEMDTIENIPGVYIFRDEANQPIYVGKSITLKKRVLSHFQDTSPKELKISQNVHHVETIPTGSELAALVLESKLIKELKPLFNRRLRRISQYAMLIKDEDNGYANLRVKSGNVDATTDLSRVYGLYESRTKAKKRIEELTRTFQLCPKLMGIEKTNGACFSYSLGKCKGACIGSENKELYNRRFEVALEHHRIAQWPYDSAIVIPINTDGESIIIRNWMIEGYLSSDGMAIIDGVESNFDVDEYKILRRFVRENSQLIQHYILV
- a CDS encoding glycerophosphodiester phosphodiesterase family protein is translated as MAQLHFGAGDSSTFGTTTGGSGTATLVKSNLSNMQIGDLLVAWIHNQSSGVGDTITAPTGWVHYGAAIGNPNMSVSRLSGFYYYPLKTQADIDAISTSSVWIFSQSATRVGCVVARATGIDLDNIEDSAATSFTSAGGTTSSAIIGINTVKATTLLVGGIHHQNSASTTSPTTTNFMTAFQEYKTAPTGSALANTGSVMGYTNLTAAGPTGNITATYDTATTAAGGELVAFKVGTWTPAAPISSNPTVVGASTTFVSPNTQTSFTINKPTGYQNGDVLIMALAAQTPTATSDFACSGWSRISQPFISSSAGTRIIAFYALPVPTASLLTQTTFTFTSTDSATAGRICAEIFIVRGADLSNLVSSISPYGTASGQVVTVQPASPSVNNNLLLVGYNANFTSAIDYTIASGPSGMTQQASLISSTAAQSKTALAVYYQNIDSGAVAGKTLTWAGVQSQSAGVSVAIRALGQAAPNAGIALKYTSAPDTLSTAHLYYTSATDTISTPKEVRPVPTGYSSVTSMLATTPFYVAHRGGSADWPEMSLHAYTQSAFWGVGALELSLARTSDGVWFGLHDATLDRTSGTTNFTASAHTWAEVQAYLITAAGTTSTPQVDKPYMRWEEIMAAYYNTHIIFIDPKVASGYINELLAMMDAQSGTPTNRFVAKYYGIASAWPNAAHAHGYKTWGYFYQADVPNLAAYQGYWDILGMDVGADQPSWDAIKSYGKKVIGHIPATLSSSNSGFSKGADAMMCAGVTEIIPRTL
- a CDS encoding DHA2 family efflux MFS transporter permease subunit gives rise to the protein MIEKIKHKGLALAILAAAQFMVVLDATIVNVALPAVEKALGFTGQAQLQWIITAYALAFGGFLLLGGRLADLFGRRRIFMIGVTVFAVASLLAGLAQSPEMIIAFRALQGLGGALLSPAALSLVLTIFKEGPERNRALGVWSMVAAGGGAVGLLLGGVLTQYVDWRWIFFINVPVAAFVIFMAMRYVPKSLPTTRERVDVTGAVTITASLASIVFALAKVPSDGWGSSIVLGTFALSAVLMVVFIINELRVKNPLITLSIFKKRNVTGGTIIQTLMPAALFGMFFFLSIYLQQIQGYSPTQTGAANLPFTLVLIAVAGTLSRHIGKLNVKILLVVAPLIVASGLLFFANVPLHADYVTNILPGILLMGAGMAVTFVTVTVVATNGISAQQSGTVSGLLNTAQQIGGAIGLAVLSVISTNVTKDSLIAAQGNPIALPQALVDGFQRGFLTAAIFALIASIVALLVLKATKQNKTDMDSEVLHESEAFAALPGA